The following coding sequences lie in one Candidatus Eremiobacterota bacterium genomic window:
- the gyrB gene encoding DNA topoisomerase (ATP-hydrolyzing) subunit B, which yields MSTNYTGEQIEVLRGLEAVRKRPGMYIGNTAERGLHQLVYEAVDNAVDEALAGYAHTVRVVLYKDGSCSVEDDGRGIPIDLHAEERLPAVEVVMTILHAGAKFGKGGYKVSGGLHGVGISVVNALSESMVTRIKRDGFIWEMKFQRGITEQKLKKIGKTDGTGTWQWFKPDPQVFEVTEFHWDILQKRLRELAFLNRGLSITLRDERGETVRERIYTFDGGIVSFVEWLNEKKDPLHPIISTHAERDGVDVEVAMQYTDTYADQIFSYANNIGTIEGGMHLQGFRQAMTNAVNGYARKRGMLKESDNSLSTDDIVEGLTAVVSVKLQDPQFEGQTKTKLGNARVRSIVSGLVSERLDFFLEENPKYARAIVDKCMQAQRARDAAKKARDLSRRKNALEGTGLPGKLVDCKNGNPSESEIFLVEGDSAGGTAKGGRDPNSQAILPLRGKILNVEKARLDKVLANEEIRTMITAFGTGFGDEFNVDKLRYHKIIIMTDADVDGSHIRTLLLTFFYRQMRPLVEDGYVYIAQPPLYGVRKGKKQWWAFTDIELKAIVGEDGKDFVIQQYKGLGEMDAQQLAETTMEVGHRRLKRITVEDAVEAEQIFTDLMGDKVEPRKQYIFDYARSVKNLDL from the coding sequence ATGTCAACGAACTATACCGGCGAGCAGATCGAAGTTCTGCGAGGGCTTGAAGCCGTGCGCAAACGGCCGGGCATGTACATTGGGAACACTGCGGAGCGCGGTCTGCATCAGCTCGTTTACGAAGCGGTCGACAATGCGGTTGACGAAGCGCTCGCAGGATACGCGCACACCGTGCGCGTGGTTCTCTATAAGGACGGCTCGTGCTCGGTCGAAGATGACGGGCGTGGGATTCCAATCGATCTTCACGCTGAGGAGCGCCTTCCGGCCGTTGAAGTCGTGATGACCATTCTGCACGCCGGCGCAAAGTTTGGAAAGGGCGGCTACAAGGTTTCGGGCGGCCTGCACGGCGTCGGCATCTCGGTCGTCAACGCTCTTTCGGAGTCGATGGTTACCCGGATCAAGCGCGACGGATTCATCTGGGAGATGAAGTTCCAGCGCGGCATTACCGAGCAGAAACTCAAGAAAATCGGCAAGACCGACGGAACGGGAACCTGGCAATGGTTCAAACCCGATCCCCAAGTCTTCGAAGTGACGGAGTTTCACTGGGATATTCTTCAGAAGCGGCTGCGCGAGCTTGCATTTCTCAATCGCGGTCTCTCCATCACCTTGCGCGACGAGCGCGGTGAGACCGTCCGCGAGCGTATTTACACCTTTGACGGCGGGATCGTCTCATTCGTGGAGTGGCTAAACGAAAAAAAGGATCCGCTCCATCCGATCATCTCGACGCATGCCGAGCGTGACGGCGTCGATGTCGAGGTGGCGATGCAGTATACCGATACCTACGCCGATCAGATCTTTTCGTATGCTAACAACATAGGAACGATCGAGGGCGGCATGCATCTGCAAGGCTTTCGCCAGGCGATGACCAACGCCGTGAACGGCTACGCCCGCAAACGTGGCATGCTCAAGGAGTCCGACAACTCGCTCTCGACCGACGACATCGTGGAAGGATTGACTGCGGTGGTTTCGGTGAAACTGCAAGATCCGCAGTTCGAGGGACAGACAAAGACAAAACTGGGCAACGCGAGGGTTCGAAGCATCGTTTCCGGCCTGGTCTCCGAGCGCTTGGACTTTTTTTTGGAAGAGAATCCCAAGTACGCGCGGGCAATCGTCGACAAGTGCATGCAGGCGCAGCGGGCGCGCGACGCGGCGAAAAAGGCGCGCGATTTGTCTCGACGTAAGAACGCCCTCGAAGGCACGGGTCTTCCCGGAAAGCTCGTCGATTGCAAGAACGGCAACCCCAGCGAAAGCGAAATTTTCTTAGTCGAGGGAGATTCGGCCGGCGGCACCGCTAAAGGCGGCCGAGATCCAAACTCTCAGGCGATTCTGCCGCTGCGTGGGAAGATTCTCAATGTAGAGAAAGCGCGTCTCGATAAAGTGCTCGCCAACGAAGAGATCAGGACGATGATCACGGCGTTTGGCACCGGATTCGGCGACGAGTTCAACGTCGACAAGCTCCGTTATCACAAGATCATCATCATGACCGATGCCGACGTGGACGGATCGCATATTCGCACCTTGCTGTTAACGTTTTTCTACCGCCAGATGCGGCCGCTGGTCGAAGATGGTTATGTTTACATCGCGCAGCCGCCGCTCTACGGCGTGCGCAAAGGAAAGAAGCAGTGGTGGGCCTTTACCGATATCGAACTCAAAGCGATCGTCGGTGAGGACGGCAAAGATTTCGTTATTCAGCAATATAAGGGGCTTGGCGAAATGGATGCCCAGCAACTCGCGGAAACGACGATGGAAGTCGGTCACCGCCGTTTGAAGCGCATCACCGTCGAGGATGCGGTCGAAGCCGAGCAGATTTTCACCGACCTGATGGGTGACAAAGTCGAGCCGCGCAAGCAGTATATTTTCGACTATGCTCGGAGCGTGAAAAACCTGGATCTTTAA
- a CDS encoding OmpH family outer membrane protein: MNIRSAIFFAGAVSLAMWAGRGAIAADLTDVGYIDQADLASLPIFVGANRQLATFKAQLDSQYNAQVRRVRTDAERQQVAMQFQQQLSDKQREVVGPLFQRAQLAIAAVGASRNLTIVVDKRVVIYGGQDITKDVEAVFASPQAIQPPAATPPPSEIGYVDQTALDAVPKVQTANSAMQQFETTQRQVYSARIAQARSPSDRQQLMQEYNKTVADKQDQLLKPLVDQTRAATSDVARKKSLLLVLDKADVIYGGTDITADVQNELTK; encoded by the coding sequence ATGAACATTCGCTCAGCGATATTTTTCGCCGGCGCCGTTTCGCTCGCGATGTGGGCGGGACGCGGCGCAATTGCGGCGGATCTCACCGACGTCGGTTACATCGATCAGGCGGATCTGGCCAGCTTGCCAATCTTCGTAGGCGCGAACCGGCAGCTGGCGACCTTTAAGGCGCAACTCGACTCGCAGTATAACGCGCAAGTTCGGCGCGTGCGCACCGATGCCGAGCGACAACAGGTTGCGATGCAGTTTCAACAACAGCTCAGCGACAAACAGCGCGAAGTGGTCGGCCCGCTCTTTCAGCGAGCGCAGCTGGCGATCGCCGCGGTGGGCGCTTCGCGCAATTTGACGATCGTCGTCGACAAGCGCGTCGTGATTTACGGCGGTCAGGATATTACCAAAGACGTCGAAGCCGTTTTCGCGAGTCCGCAAGCGATTCAGCCTCCCGCCGCGACGCCGCCGCCGTCGGAAATCGGCTACGTCGATCAGACCGCGCTCGATGCCGTGCCGAAGGTGCAAACCGCAAACAGTGCAATGCAGCAGTTCGAAACGACGCAGCGCCAGGTTTACTCGGCTCGGATCGCGCAAGCGCGCAGCCCGTCCGACCGACAGCAGCTGATGCAAGAATACAACAAGACGGTTGCCGACAAACAGGATCAGCTACTCAAGCCGCTCGTTGATCAAACGCGCGCCGCGACGTCGGATGTCGCCCGCAAGAAAAGCCTCTTGCTGGTGCTCGACAAAGCCGACGTAATTTACGGAGGGACGGACATCACCGCCGATGTCCAAAATGAGCTTACGAAGTAG
- a CDS encoding translocation/assembly module TamB domain-containing protein, producing the protein MRKRLAVGLSAAMLLLALAVAARHELMRFAIEQGAWLAGGYEVRIADFHVGWRGASFQGVRVERKSSPLFDLRQIVLRYSVRDLLPGSGRRFGLQSIAIDGAKLTLIRFRDGSFNVELPRIAAPAQPQQINPVPFRFAARVRDLQIELREPGAYDASARDLNLRGITIDAGVDTSAVTQYRVRGAFAQGRLEPFTVDGRIDAIAGYADNHAHAASFPVRALANYFADTPEVRVLGGDGRNFDARVYALGVVPNVWPNYHVSLTLDVSAGRLALRALAAPVDHLRARLEVADDAFFVLDARGSLGTLPLTIDGGGFDLTGSLTGHPQLRLGVRGAGDLSALREAFAFARTQPISGRGRLGVLVGGRIDDPVIVARVTAPHAWYRALPFESLAAGVVYHSNVVALAPLRVTYGGIALRVDGTMTIGKVLGSRFAIHVEGPANHLPYLDEMLGREPIVIDASATGRDLRFHVIGSAASERGVSRVAALVQINPEGTATVAPFWLHTERGSFDGGYALDRPNATSAFWMIASGLQMRPTGYHTFPGISLPEMPPVNARTVGMSVAGGGAGKNVVLAGVVNAAHATIAGVGFDRVQAAFGGTLSSSAVNLLSASGPWGVFVGHGGFSSQQFVAYGSYRGSLEGLHPFLGDTIGGHGAIAGTVGIGIEPQRIVVQGSNLALRGATLHGIPIGQTSLTLAIAGNRLQLYSARARAAGGELVAAGTLALSPAAARNGPNSVALVARQLRAAQLAGIGLPLTAGTLSAVGTLGAGAQIPTFDGGVAIDNGRMAQFPMHGNGNVHVEGNAVVLRRVIGALGGTYANVEGSIGQLTAHSPVLALDAYVPAAQIAPALHSFGLPNYMTDGSFNARLHIGGRSVAPDVSGLVGVPAGEINGLPFIDGAAQLAADPHGVVIRNGSVLVGTTATSFAAVARPGDKVIDLSAPHADLSDFNNFFDTGDTLDGNGSVKLAAASRYSRITSNGAVDVRGFRYRNLPIGDTNAVWSSTRNVVSGVLSVGGKEGMLRAHGSIGVVPASAWQTTLMRSRFDLQGGVNDLDLSLWLPALGMQSLPITGRASGAAVVHGRFPNLNLRATARVVGGTLGPLALDRAQLSLHSAGRRIVIDNAEMATSLLAASASGTLGLGPNEPLDVALHASTDHLAELVYDVTRIRVPVRGSFETTLDLRGTYRAPRMLAGFDASDVLAYGVPIASLFGEVRVERRALVLSNAGAAFARGEATLAGSLPLQLAPLRLAPPDQPISFDLDVVGLDPAIFDSTFGRNTKLGGLIDGHLGLSGTRRDPAIVGRVSLVRGSYVSDLERTPIAAIVAAIAFNHTSATIEHAFAQVGRGTISASGSVGFAGGFSANDGTMELKAAARGAQLDLPAYGSGTLDATVAVAKRAGAKALVSGNATVSNATLSFASFVKAAAPSKPSGPPLPLAFDLQATAGKNVRVRGNGYGAGLDIGVAGSVKLGGTLAAPTLAGAFESTGGTLTYFDRAFRVAQGGVRFNPADGVLPTLHAVASTTVVNPDPDRARNPYGSAAVTIRVDGPIEGLRIDLSSTPPGYTREQILGLIAPFGGFVAGIGFSRQSMYAQQQPSGITPLGAVAPIPTTVVNQRSSITVGQEAFNLLNAQFTAGLLSPLETSLGQGLGLSSINLTLGYYGNVGFTATRLLGNAVSVVYGVTFGIPETQSFGVMIEPNPETTAALNFFVQSGPTKLFELPNAPVGYGAGYLATEPLTGNSGFSLTYQRHFW; encoded by the coding sequence GTGCGCAAACGCCTGGCCGTCGGCCTATCGGCCGCAATGCTTCTCCTCGCACTCGCGGTCGCAGCGCGCCACGAGTTGATGCGTTTTGCAATCGAACAGGGCGCCTGGCTCGCGGGAGGTTACGAGGTTCGGATCGCTGACTTTCACGTCGGCTGGAGGGGCGCTTCCTTTCAGGGCGTTCGCGTCGAACGCAAGTCGTCACCGTTATTCGATCTTCGCCAGATCGTGCTGCGGTATTCCGTCCGCGATCTGTTGCCGGGCAGCGGCCGCCGGTTCGGGCTGCAATCGATCGCGATTGACGGCGCCAAGCTGACGCTCATCCGGTTTCGCGATGGGAGCTTTAACGTTGAGCTGCCGCGCATCGCCGCGCCCGCGCAACCGCAGCAGATCAATCCCGTTCCTTTTCGGTTTGCGGCGCGGGTGCGTGACCTGCAAATCGAGCTACGCGAACCGGGGGCATACGACGCGAGTGCGCGGGACCTGAACCTGCGCGGAATTACCATCGATGCCGGCGTCGATACCAGTGCGGTAACTCAGTATCGCGTTCGCGGCGCATTCGCGCAAGGCCGATTGGAACCGTTCACCGTCGACGGCCGGATCGACGCAATCGCCGGCTACGCGGACAATCACGCCCACGCGGCATCCTTCCCGGTGCGCGCGCTGGCCAACTATTTCGCGGACACGCCGGAAGTGCGAGTCCTCGGCGGGGACGGCCGCAACTTCGACGCGCGCGTCTACGCACTCGGCGTGGTGCCCAATGTGTGGCCGAACTATCACGTTAGCCTCACACTCGACGTGAGCGCCGGGCGCCTTGCGCTGCGCGCGCTGGCCGCCCCGGTCGATCATCTGCGCGCACGCCTCGAAGTCGCCGACGACGCATTTTTTGTGCTCGATGCGCGCGGATCGCTCGGCACCCTCCCGTTGACCATTGACGGAGGCGGCTTCGATCTGACCGGCAGCTTGACCGGGCATCCGCAACTGCGATTGGGCGTGCGTGGAGCCGGCGATCTCAGCGCATTGCGTGAGGCGTTTGCCTTCGCCCGTACGCAGCCGATCTCCGGACGAGGACGCCTCGGCGTGCTCGTTGGCGGCCGAATCGACGATCCGGTGATCGTGGCGCGGGTCACGGCGCCCCACGCTTGGTATCGAGCGCTGCCATTCGAATCGCTGGCGGCGGGAGTCGTCTATCATTCCAACGTTGTCGCCCTCGCGCCGCTTCGGGTTACCTACGGAGGCATCGCCTTGCGCGTGGACGGAACGATGACGATCGGCAAAGTCCTAGGGTCGCGTTTCGCAATTCACGTTGAGGGCCCGGCGAATCATCTGCCCTATCTCGACGAAATGCTCGGACGCGAACCAATCGTCATCGATGCGTCTGCTACCGGCAGAGACTTGCGCTTTCACGTGATTGGAAGCGCCGCGTCGGAGCGCGGGGTTTCGCGCGTCGCCGCCCTCGTGCAAATCAATCCCGAAGGGACGGCGACCGTCGCACCTTTCTGGTTGCATACCGAGCGCGGGAGTTTCGACGGCGGCTACGCGCTCGACCGGCCGAACGCGACGAGTGCTTTTTGGATGATCGCGAGCGGTTTGCAAATGCGGCCAACCGGCTATCATACATTTCCGGGCATCTCGCTGCCGGAGATGCCGCCCGTGAACGCGCGGACGGTCGGCATGTCGGTCGCCGGCGGCGGCGCGGGCAAGAACGTGGTTCTTGCCGGCGTTGTGAATGCGGCCCATGCAACGATCGCCGGCGTCGGTTTCGATCGCGTCCAGGCGGCGTTTGGCGGAACGCTTTCCAGCTCGGCGGTGAATCTGCTCAGCGCATCGGGTCCGTGGGGAGTCTTTGTCGGGCACGGCGGTTTCTCATCGCAACAATTCGTTGCGTACGGATCGTACCGGGGTTCGCTCGAGGGCTTGCATCCGTTCCTCGGCGACACGATTGGCGGACACGGCGCTATTGCGGGAACCGTGGGCATCGGCATCGAGCCCCAGCGCATCGTCGTTCAGGGTTCGAACTTGGCGTTGCGCGGGGCAACGCTGCACGGAATTCCGATAGGGCAAACTTCGCTAACGCTTGCAATCGCCGGAAATCGGCTGCAACTCTATTCGGCGCGAGCGCGTGCGGCCGGAGGCGAGCTCGTTGCGGCGGGAACACTCGCGCTTTCGCCCGCGGCAGCGCGCAACGGGCCCAACTCGGTCGCGCTCGTCGCGCGGCAGCTCCGCGCCGCCCAACTCGCGGGAATTGGGCTGCCCCTCACCGCCGGGACTCTTTCAGCAGTTGGTACGCTTGGTGCCGGTGCGCAGATTCCGACGTTCGACGGCGGCGTCGCGATCGACAACGGACGCATGGCTCAGTTTCCAATGCATGGTAACGGTAACGTGCACGTCGAGGGAAACGCCGTCGTGCTTCGCCGCGTCATTGGCGCACTCGGCGGAACGTATGCGAACGTGGAGGGCAGCATCGGGCAGCTGACCGCGCATTCGCCGGTTTTGGCACTAGATGCATACGTGCCCGCAGCGCAAATCGCGCCGGCGCTCCATTCGTTCGGATTGCCGAACTATATGACCGATGGTTCGTTCAATGCGCGACTTCATATCGGCGGCCGAAGCGTGGCACCCGACGTCAGCGGCTTGGTCGGCGTACCGGCCGGCGAAATCAACGGACTTCCGTTCATCGACGGCGCCGCGCAACTCGCGGCCGATCCCCACGGTGTCGTCATCCGAAATGGCTCAGTGCTCGTCGGAACGACGGCAACTTCCTTTGCCGCCGTAGCGCGACCAGGCGACAAGGTCATCGATCTGAGCGCTCCCCACGCCGATCTTTCCGATTTCAACAATTTTTTCGATACGGGAGATACTCTCGACGGCAACGGCAGCGTCAAACTTGCGGCGGCTTCGCGTTATTCGCGCATTACCTCGAACGGCGCCGTTGACGTACGCGGGTTCCGGTATCGGAACTTGCCGATCGGCGATACGAACGCGGTTTGGTCGAGCACGCGCAACGTCGTCTCCGGCGTGCTGTCGGTCGGAGGCAAGGAAGGAATGCTTCGCGCGCACGGGTCAATCGGCGTCGTGCCCGCCAGCGCGTGGCAAACGACCTTGATGCGCTCGCGGTTCGATTTGCAGGGCGGCGTGAACGACCTCGATCTTTCCCTCTGGCTGCCGGCACTGGGGATGCAAAGTTTGCCGATCACCGGACGTGCTTCCGGCGCGGCCGTCGTCCATGGACGGTTTCCAAACCTCAACTTGCGCGCGACCGCCCGCGTCGTTGGCGGAACGCTGGGACCGCTGGCACTCGATCGCGCGCAGCTGAGCCTGCATTCGGCGGGACGCAGAATCGTCATCGACAATGCCGAAATGGCGACGTCATTGCTTGCGGCGTCGGCGAGCGGCACGCTCGGACTCGGTCCGAACGAGCCGCTCGACGTCGCGCTCCATGCCAGCACCGACCATCTTGCGGAGTTGGTCTACGACGTAACTCGCATCAGGGTTCCGGTACGTGGTTCGTTCGAAACGACGCTCGATCTCCGCGGCACATACCGGGCGCCGCGGATGCTGGCCGGATTCGACGCAAGTGACGTGCTAGCGTATGGAGTACCGATTGCTTCACTCTTCGGTGAGGTGCGCGTTGAGCGCCGCGCACTCGTCCTCTCGAATGCCGGCGCAGCGTTTGCCCGCGGGGAGGCAACGTTGGCCGGATCGTTGCCGCTTCAACTTGCACCGTTGCGGTTGGCGCCGCCCGATCAACCCATCAGCTTCGATCTCGACGTCGTTGGATTGGATCCGGCGATTTTCGATTCGACGTTCGGACGCAACACCAAGCTCGGCGGCCTGATCGACGGCCATCTCGGGCTTTCCGGTACCCGGCGCGATCCGGCGATCGTCGGCCGCGTTTCGCTCGTGCGCGGTTCGTACGTGAGCGATCTCGAGCGTACTCCCATCGCGGCAATCGTCGCCGCGATCGCATTCAACCATACTTCGGCCACCATCGAGCATGCTTTTGCGCAGGTGGGACGTGGGACGATCTCGGCGTCGGGAAGCGTCGGATTCGCCGGCGGGTTTTCAGCGAACGACGGAACGATGGAACTCAAAGCCGCGGCTCGCGGCGCGCAACTCGACTTGCCGGCGTACGGCAGTGGTACGCTCGACGCAACTGTCGCCGTTGCGAAACGTGCGGGCGCGAAGGCACTCGTCTCGGGAAATGCAACGGTCAGTAATGCAACGCTCTCCTTCGCGTCGTTTGTCAAAGCCGCCGCGCCATCGAAGCCATCGGGTCCGCCCCTACCGCTCGCCTTCGATCTGCAAGCGACGGCCGGAAAGAACGTGCGAGTTCGCGGGAACGGCTACGGGGCTGGGCTCGACATCGGGGTCGCCGGTTCCGTGAAGCTTGGCGGCACTTTGGCCGCGCCGACCCTCGCCGGGGCCTTTGAGTCAACCGGCGGGACGCTAACCTATTTCGATCGCGCCTTTCGCGTTGCCCAGGGGGGCGTTCGTTTCAATCCTGCCGACGGTGTGCTGCCGACACTCCATGCCGTCGCCTCGACGACCGTCGTCAACCCCGACCCCGATCGCGCGCGCAATCCCTACGGCAGCGCCGCCGTCACGATTCGCGTCGACGGTCCAATCGAAGGCTTGCGGATCGATCTCAGCTCGACGCCGCCCGGGTATACGCGCGAGCAGATTCTGGGGTTGATCGCGCCCTTCGGCGGCTTCGTCGCGGGCATCGGCTTCAGCCGCCAGTCAATGTACGCGCAGCAACAGCCCAGCGGCATAACGCCGCTGGGGGCCGTCGCACCGATTCCGACGACGGTTGTCAATCAGCGAAGCTCGATCACCGTGGGGCAGGAGGCCTTCAATTTATTGAACGCCCAATTTACGGCCGGCTTGTTATCACCGCTGGAAACGAGCCTCGGCCAAGGACTCGGTCTCTCGAGCATCAACCTCACGCTCGGATACTACGGAAACGTCGGATTCACCGCAACGCGGTTACTCGGCAATGCGGTCAGCGTCGTCTACGGGGTCACCTTCGGAATCCCAGAGACGCAGTCGTTCGGAGTGATGATCGAGCCCAATCCCGAAACGACCGCCGCGCTGAACTTTTTCGTGCAGAGCGGCCCGACCAAGCTCTTCGAGTTGCCCAACGCGCCTGTCGGTTACGGCGCAGGTTATCTCGCAACCGAGCCGCTGACGGGAAACAGCGGGTTTAGCCTCACCTATCAGCGCCATTTCTGGTGA
- a CDS encoding BamA/TamA family outer membrane protein, with amino-acid sequence MTFTPARSVGRLQRYLAIVALFTMVALSLTPPRVATAAAPKIVSVDITGNLHVPTQTIMAVIAARPGMAYDPKVVQADLARINALGYFADIAPPLIRQRPGGIAVTYRVVENPVLTKINFAGNQKVPSDTLSALMDLSVGQVFNTNTFRQDVLKINNYYERIGYGGQVPTHVKDINLDPQSGVLTLTIQEGLVVRQVIIGGDPLLPPQVLLPHLTLQPGSVYSDAVRDADYKALQKFYENRLHLEVGNFEGGIVPSSINLQAGTADVKYDVFVARIAVVEITGNSRTKDQVIRRELRERPGMVLNTDAIKRDYERLNALNFFSKVEPDIKPGPDPKKPQDVTLLWHVTEQRTATASVGFGYSGGLTGLGLYATLGFSDNNLHGTGNSAGLQFEEGSRAGIAQLTLSVPYLNNTPQGQKYSVGGQIFSNHTTYYYPVYQVGGSGTSVRSNQVVPIPVTLYSSTNSSLVSGADATSVSSANGASANIGRRLSDYTILSFNVSGQKIRYDTTVPSPYYFQGNQPNIFVGPTPSPINSSQSNFGGSFGISASSIANVNTGLPYNLAQTGLSLQTITLDDPFNPRNGLKALLSTNVSAPAIGSNFSFTETTLDVAKFFPVLRDATLGFHGAAYNSTGVIPPSSLFTFSDQQMRGYNQVFYATNAYLGQVELRQPVALDRRLTLAVFVDELDYHIRGAYPLLDPYTNRITGYPSDWALYGDAGVGIRFDVPQLGLRTIRIDFAKGVNGTHTSFGIGQSF; translated from the coding sequence ATGACCTTTACTCCCGCGCGGAGCGTGGGGCGGTTGCAGCGGTACCTGGCGATCGTGGCACTCTTCACGATGGTGGCTCTGAGCCTCACGCCGCCGCGTGTGGCCACCGCCGCGGCGCCGAAGATCGTCTCCGTCGACATAACCGGCAACCTGCACGTACCCACCCAGACCATTATGGCGGTGATTGCGGCGCGGCCGGGTATGGCCTACGACCCGAAGGTCGTGCAGGCGGACCTCGCGCGGATCAACGCGCTCGGCTATTTCGCGGACATCGCTCCGCCGCTGATACGCCAGCGCCCCGGCGGCATTGCCGTCACATATCGCGTCGTCGAGAATCCCGTCTTGACGAAGATCAACTTCGCCGGCAATCAAAAGGTGCCCAGCGATACACTCTCGGCGTTGATGGATCTTTCGGTCGGGCAAGTTTTCAACACGAACACATTCCGCCAGGACGTGCTCAAGATCAATAACTACTACGAGCGCATCGGGTACGGCGGCCAGGTCCCCACCCACGTCAAAGATATCAACCTGGATCCGCAGAGCGGCGTTCTGACCTTGACCATCCAAGAAGGATTGGTGGTTCGGCAGGTCATCATTGGCGGCGATCCGCTGCTGCCGCCGCAGGTTCTGTTGCCGCATCTGACGTTGCAGCCCGGCAGCGTCTACTCCGATGCTGTCCGCGACGCCGACTATAAGGCGCTTCAAAAATTCTACGAAAATCGGCTGCACCTCGAGGTCGGGAATTTCGAAGGTGGCATCGTGCCTTCGTCGATTAACCTGCAAGCCGGCACCGCCGACGTCAAGTACGACGTCTTCGTCGCGCGCATTGCGGTCGTGGAGATCACCGGAAACTCGCGAACGAAAGACCAAGTCATTCGCCGCGAGCTGCGAGAGCGGCCAGGCATGGTGCTCAATACCGATGCGATCAAACGCGATTACGAGCGGCTCAACGCGCTCAATTTCTTTTCCAAAGTGGAGCCGGACATCAAGCCCGGCCCGGATCCGAAAAAGCCGCAGGACGTCACCCTCCTTTGGCATGTGACGGAACAGCGGACCGCGACCGCCTCGGTCGGCTTCGGTTACTCCGGCGGTCTGACGGGACTTGGCCTGTACGCGACGCTTGGATTTTCCGACAACAATCTGCACGGAACCGGAAATTCCGCCGGCCTGCAGTTCGAGGAAGGCTCACGTGCCGGCATCGCGCAGCTCACGCTCTCGGTACCGTATCTCAACAACACGCCGCAGGGCCAAAAATACAGCGTCGGCGGTCAAATTTTCTCCAACCATACGACCTACTACTATCCCGTCTACCAGGTCGGCGGTTCCGGAACGTCCGTCAGGAGCAATCAGGTGGTTCCTATTCCGGTAACCTTGTACTCGAGCACGAATTCGAGTTTGGTTTCCGGCGCCGATGCGACCAGCGTTTCGAGTGCGAACGGCGCATCGGCAAACATCGGCCGTCGCTTGAGCGATTACACGATTCTATCGTTCAATGTCAGCGGGCAGAAGATACGGTACGATACGACCGTTCCGTCGCCATACTATTTCCAGGGGAATCAGCCGAACATTTTCGTCGGGCCCACGCCCAGTCCGATCAACTCTTCACAGAGTAACTTTGGCGGCTCATTTGGGATCTCGGCGTCCTCGATCGCGAACGTCAATACGGGCCTTCCGTACAACCTGGCGCAGACTGGGCTGAGTTTGCAAACGATCACCTTGGACGATCCGTTTAACCCGCGCAACGGCCTCAAGGCCCTGCTCAGCACGAACGTCTCGGCCCCGGCGATTGGCTCGAACTTCTCGTTCACGGAGACGACCCTCGACGTGGCGAAGTTTTTCCCGGTGCTCAGGGATGCGACCCTGGGATTTCACGGGGCGGCGTACAACTCCACCGGGGTCATTCCACCAAGCTCGCTCTTTACGTTTTCCGACCAACAGATGCGCGGCTACAATCAAGTTTTCTATGCGACGAATGCTTATCTCGGGCAGGTCGAACTGCGCCAACCCGTCGCGCTCGATCGGCGTTTAACGCTCGCCGTTTTTGTCGACGAACTCGACTATCACATCCGCGGTGCCTATCCGTTGCTCGACCCGTATACGAACCGCATTACGGGCTATCCGTCCGATTGGGCGCTCTATGGCGACGCCGGTGTCGGCATCAGATTCGACGTTCCCCAATTGGGCCTGCGCACGATTCGCATCGATTTCGCTAAAGGAGTGAACGGTACGCACACGAGCTTTGGTATCGGCCAGAGCTTTTAG